In the genome of Nitrospirota bacterium, the window TGATAAAGGGATTAAAACAGCAGGAGGTTGCAGTAGGGGTTTGAATTCAAACTGGAAAACACTTTCGGTATGTTCTATATAAGTCATTATATTGACGATACTTACCCAAAATATCCTTCCGAAATAAAAGACAGCTTTGTGTATCTATAAAGCTGTCTTTATTTTATCCGTACTTTCATGCAGTTAAATAACCTTACCTTTGCATATTACATTTTCTTTGTTTTGGCAAGATATTTGCGATATTACAAGTAGTGCTTACATTGCGAAAAATATTATTAGAAAATAAACAGTTGCCAGAACTACGATTATATTCGATGAGTAACGGCATGTTTTTTGATTTGTCAGTAGATACATTATTCGAGAACGATATCTCCTATGAATACTAAGACAGGCGACTATTACAGGCAGGAAAGAAGAGAAGTTGAAGCGCTTATCCCTCAAGATACCATGAGGGTTTTAGATGTAGGTTGTGGAGAAGGTAACTTTGGCAAAAGACTTCTTGAGAGAGGGGTCAGAGAAGTTGTAGGCATAGAGGTTAATCCGGATGCAGGCATTAATGCCAGAAAGAATCTGTCAAGCCTGATAAGCGGCAATATAGAAGATATGGAGCTTGATTTTGACGAGGGATATTTTGATTGCATAGTGCTTGCTGACATTTTGGAACACCTGAAGGACCCTTTGCTAACACTAAAAAAACTCAAGAAATATGTTTCTGCTTCAGGCGTTATTGTGGCAAGTATACCTAATATCAGATATTGGGGAATCGTCAACATGCTGATAGAAGGGCATTGGAAGTATGGAGAATACGGCATCCTTGACAAAACGCATTTAAGATTTTTCACTAAAAAAGAGATGGAGAAACTTTTTGCAGACGCAGGATTTCAGGTAACAGATATTAATGCAAATATTGACCCCAGGTATTATAAGCTTAATAATACTTCTTCGGGAGAGATAGCATTTGGAAAGGTATTACTGAAGGACCTCGCAGAGGATGATATAAAAGACCTCTTTGTAGTCCAGTATCTTATAAAAGCTATGCAGGGCAGACCGACGACTTCAGGAAATACATCTCAACAGCCAGATCAGATTGATACGGGCAAAAAAGGATTAAAAAAAATCGCGATTGTCAGGGGGGCCAATCTGAATAAATGGGAGATGCAGAATTATGAGCCGCTGTCAGACAGATATAACCTTACCGCTTATACTACAATACAGACATGTTTTGACACGACCCAGATCAGGATACCTGTTATAAAGCTTCCATTCCAATCACAGGGACTCTTGCTGAATATGCTGGGACTTGAAGATCAGCTTGCAGGAACAGACCTGGTTTTCTCAGCGGACATAACATATCAATTTTCAGCCCAGGCCGTGCAGGCCAAGAAATTGTATGGATGTAAAGTTGTATGTCTGGAGTGGGAAAATATACCCTTCAATTATGAGGAATATGAAGCTGTTCGCAATATTAAAGAAACGGTAAGAAAACATGCCGATCATTATATTGCAGTTACAGAGCGCGCCATGGAGGCGCTCATGATTGAAGGCATTCCTTCTGAAATGATAGATGTAGTTCCCATGGGGATTGACCTGAAAAGATTCAGGCCTCGAGAGGAAGATGTATTAAGGGACAGGGAATGCATCGGAATAAAGAAAGATGAAATAGTGGTCCTTTTTATCGGAAGGATGGTATGGGAAAAAGGCGTATATGATTTTGTTCATGCCGCAGCGAGAATTCTACGCGACAGATCGTTGAACAGGCTTCCAGTCAGATTTCTTATGGTGGGGAAGGGATCCGAATTCTACGGTGTGCAGGAGCGTGCAGCGGCATTAGGTATCTCCGGCAGGTTCACGTTCATAGAGGAGTATCCATATCATGAAATGCACAAGCTGCATAATCTCGCTGATATATTTGTCCTGCCGAGCATATCCATAAGAACATGGCAGGAACAGTTCGGCATGGTGCTGATAGAGAGCATGGCATGTGGAAAACCAGTGGTCTCCACATATTCCGGCTCAATACCTGAAGTTGTCAGGGAAGCGGGTATTCTTGTTCAATCAAATGATCATATCTCACTTTATAATGCGATAGGAAAATTGATAAGCGACAAAGAGCTCAGAGAGAGTATCGGTAAAAAGGCATTGGCGAGGGCGGAAACTGAATTTGATTCTGAAAAAATTGCTGAAAAGGTCAGGGAGATTTTTGAAAAAGTTTTAAACAAGCAGGCGCCGGAGGACCGTATCAGGACAATTTATGCAGAAGGACTGCAATGCTGGAAGGATGGAAATAAGGAGGATGGATTTCAACTGGTCTGTAAGGGCTTCTATGAGGACCCTGACAACAAGACTGTTCTGGATTCACTCGTAAGGATGGGAACGGAAGCCGGGAAATTGAATGCTGTTGAAAACGCCTTAAAAGAATACCTCAACTATCATCCGGCTGATCTGGATGCCCTTACGGTATTAGCAGAAATTTTATTGCGGTTGGGAAGCCCCGACCAGGCAGACGCAGAATTGAAAAAAGTATTTCTGTTCGATCCGGGAAATCAAAAGGCTGCCGCATTGATGGATAAAATAAGAGCATAGGTAGGATAAGATTTTCACATTTATGCCTGCCACCAAGCCATTGTTCGGTTTAACTAAACAAAATGTGTATAAGATTTAAGAAATGAAGACATTACCGGGAGCAGGCGTCACTAAATTGACGTGAATCCCATTTTGCAAGATAAGAGAAAGAACTTCAATCAAGATCATCCTGCAACAAGTTAAAGTCAATATATTAATTAGTTAGAAGTAACATCCTGTTTATTTCCTCTTCAATCACATTTCTGGCAAAGGAATTGCAATCACATCACGGTATGATTTCTTTATTTGAAAAGTGAGAAAGCATAACTACATGAAAATGTCATAGCAGTTGTCTATTAATAAATATTGAAAGGGGAGCTAATGGAAAAAACAGTTATCGAAAAAGAGACAGAAGCAGGTATTTCAGGCAGGATAAAAACCATATCGCTGCTTTATGACGGTGCGCTAAATTTTCTGAAGATCGCAAAGAAAAAAATGGAACAGGGCGATTCATACGGAGCTGAACAGTATATCAAAAAAACCTCGGCGATCATAAGGGAGCTTGCGGGTTCATTAAACATGGAAGGCGGCGAGATAGCGCTGAATTTAAAAAGACTCTATGATTTTGTGCTCAATAGCCTTCTCCTGGCCGAACAGCAGAAAGATATCGTTGCAATTGAAGGCGCGGAGAGGGTGATCATGATATTGAGAGACGCCTGGAAGGAAATAGATAAAGGTAATGTCTAAAAAGAGAGATTAAGTTTTGAAAAGTCTTATAGAAAAAATCGCAAAATCAAAGAAGGCGGACGAACTTGTTAGAACTTATTCCGAGGCACAGACCGGATGTCCTGTGACATATTATTATTTTTTGATGGTTTTCGTGAACTCATGAAGGGATATGATGTAGTGAAAATATATAAAGACCACATCTTCCCTTACAGGATCGATAAATACGTTAACTATAAATACGAAATGGTCTGGTACTTCCGCTTTATGCCGAAGCCGGTTTTCCGCTGGTTTGAGAAGCGGCTGGGATGGCACACAATGGCGGTGGCAAAGTTGAAGGAAAGCTAAATGAACATGAGAGAACTTCTGGATATGCCGTGGTTTTGTTTTACCCCGTCTATAGCATGTAACATTAAATGCTCATACTGTTCCCAGTCGGATGTCAGAACGAATACAATATCAACCGACTTGTTACAGGACAAGACCCTGCTCGACTTCATCAGCTATATACCCCCGACGCATCTGTTTATCAGCGGAGGAGAACCGCTGATACTTCCGGGCATGAGAGAATTCGTTAATTTTGCCTCCGGATACGGACACAAGATTTCCTTTGACACCAACCTGTGCATACCGCTAAAGAAGCTGGAAGATTACCTGTCTTTCTGGAGTCCTGAGTCCATGTGCTATTGGAACATCAGTCATAACATGGTGTGTGATATCAAATTGGAATACATAAATGGTAAATCCGAGTTCCTGGGTGCAGAATCCGTTGTCGAATTCATTAACAGGGAAATTATACAAAAAGGCCATGAGTTGACTAATTACAGAAAATTTCAGGAGGTGGAAAAGTTTTTAGCACGGAGAGATAAAGTGAATTATTACAAGAACCACGCCGCAGAGAAGAAAGAAGGGAATATGAATATTATCAGAAAGATTGAACTCGAATGTATTAATGACTTTAAGAAGTACTCAGAATGGCAGGACCTTTATATGGACTCCAGTACAGGGCGGTTAATACCCAATACGGAAATATGGGCAAGCGGAGAGCGTATTATCAGGATAAATTCCCTCGGATGCAAAGGCAATGAACTGGAGAGCGGCATTCCTGTTGTAGGTTTTTTCGGGGACAGCGCTACATTCGGCGCAAGCTTTTCAGTGGACAGCTGGCCCCAGCATCTGAACATAAGGGGGTGTCAGCCGCTCAATGCCGCTGTTGAAGGCTACAACCTGGACAGGGTCCTTGAGAGATATAAGGAACTTAATAAAATAGTGAACTTTGCCTGTGTAGTAGGTTACACGGGATGGCACAATATTATTTACGGCGAATCAAGTGAAGATTACTGGCGTTCCAAGCTCGACATCCTTGCAGGCGAGCACGTCCTCGCTTTCTGTACGCTGGCAACTTGTTTGACCGACGAATGCAAGCAGAAAGGGATAGAGTCCCTTTTATGCACCGACAGTCCCAGAAAAGATTATGCCAACTATTTTGAGTACAATCTTGAAAGTTTGAACAGGAGATATTTTAATTTCTGGTGCAATATGGAGCCATCACTTGAAAATATTCGGAAAGTTGTAGACGGGGTGCGTAAATATAATGATTTCCTCAGAAGATATTGTTTGGAACGTGGATATATTCTAATTGACCTTCATTCATTCATGCTTCCAGAAAGTTACGAGGAAATACCAAATGATTTCTACGATGTTTGTCATCCTCGCCCCTCAGCATATGAAAAGATTGGAAGATACATCGGAAGAGTAATTGATGAGCCTTTAAAAAACTTACTTCAGATCAGGACAGATAAGTTTTTCATTGATCCAGTGAATCCTGTGTCACATCCCGGGTCTTTCGGAATTGCACGGAAAGATAAGACCATTTCTTGTAATTATCGGGGCGATGATGAGGACCTGAGGAAAAACATTTATCCTCTTTGGTGAGCCTAATGTCAATAATCTATGAATCTGTAAAAAAATTCTATGAAGAAATACCGTTCAATTATGAGGAAAGCGCTTCAGAACAGGCTGAGACAATTCGCAGAGTGAATCAGATTGAAGCTTATCTGCCGCTTGCCCGCCGTCTTTCTGAAAACCCTGGCGCCCAAATATTGGAAATCGGCTGCGGCACAGGATGGTTCAGCAATTCAGCAGCTTACTGGTACGGCGTTAATGTGCTGGGAGTTGATTGCTGTTTAAAGGCTGTCGAACAGGCGCGGGCCACATCTGAGGAACTGAACGTAGCTGACAAGGTCCAAATTATCTGCCATGACCTCTTTGAACTTCCAAAGATTGTTCAAACAGAGTTTGATGTTGTTAATTCACTCGGCGTCCTGCATCACACAAAGGACTGTTTTGAGGGACTTAAAATTGCTGCTTCCATGTTAAAGAGCGGGGGGTATTTGAATATAGGTCTGTATCACAGATTCGGAAGACATGCTTTGCTCGAAATGTTTCGTCCGATAAGAGAACGCCTGCTGCATGCTGATACCCCGTCACAAAGAGAGGAGATCGAGCGCGAGGGGTTTGAACTATGGAAGAATCTGCACAATAAGCCGTTCAGCGACGTATTTCTCAAATCGTGGTACAGGGACCAGTGCCTCCATCCACACGAGACGCAATGGACATTGAAGGACGTTCTGGAATGGTTCGGCGAATGCGGCATTCAGCCGATAAATACGAGCCTGGATCATTTCAGTGAGGACCCATGTTGGGACAGGCTTGTTGAGACGGAGCATGAACAGTATGAACTTGGGCGCAGAAGGCTTCTCTTTGAGAAAAAGTTTTTCCCGGGGTTTTTTGTAGTAGGCGGCATAAAGACCAGGGACTTAAGATCCTGCAGACATAGTATCAATCGGGATGATACACAGAACAAGGTCGAACCGAACAACAAAGAAGAATCTGATGCCGTCTCGGGCCATCATGCGGTTTTCAGTCTTTTTAAATGCTCGGGTGACAAGCCGGGCAATGGCTGGCTGCATGATTTCCTTGGTGTCCGGACAAGAGAAACCTTTTTTAATAATATGGAGAATTACGACCCTTCCTCTTATCCTGATTATGACGAGCAGTACTTCGAATGGACAGATGTGCTTGAGGCTGCCTGCTCATCAAGTGGAAGGTTTGTCATGATCGAGTTGGGGGCCGGGTGGGGCAGGTGGCTGATCAGGGCGGCAACCGCCCTTAGAAAAATAAATCATATCCCCAGTCTGCTTATCGGTGTTGAGGCAGAACCTGATCATTACAGGTGGATGGTACAGCACTTTTTGGACAACGGCATTGACCCTGACAGTCATCAGCTTATTGAAGCTGCCGTCTCAGACAGAGACGGGAACGTGATGTTTTATACAGGCAGGGCGGACGAATGGTATGGTCAGGCAATAGCGGGGAAAATTACGGCATCATCTTCAGCAAAAGATATCAGGTCTGTCAGTCTTAACACTTTACTGGCTCCGCTGGACTCAGTGGACCTGATCGATCTCGATGTACAGGGGGAGGAACTGTCGGTACTTTCAGCCGCTTCAGCGGAGCTGGACAGGAAAGTGAAAAAAGTCCACATCGGAACACATAGCCTCCAGGTGGAAAAGGGGCTTCGCGCCATGTTTGGCAAGATGGGCTGGATTTCGGTATACGACTTCCCATGCGGCGGCACAAGTACAACGCAATACGGGGACATAATTTTTCTGGACGGCGTTCAGACATGGATTAATCCTAAGTTGTTAAAGCACAGCCAGCTACCGGACACGGTCATTAAAATAATGGGGGTATCATTTCTGGAGGAGACGGAGTCTAAACCTGAACTGCTACGTGTGATACCGAGGATCAACAAATACATAGGGATGGGGAAGACAGGGTTTGCTTCAAGGATTATAAAAGCGGAGCTTGGCTGCTTTGACAAGGCGTTGCCTATATTATTAAAACTGGATATGAAATAAATTGAAAGGTGATAGAATGAACCGTCAGTTAAAAGTCAGCTTTGTCGTCACGGCCCGTAACGACGACCACAGCAGCGATGCCAAACCCGGGATGCAAAATCACTGTACCCTTAATCACGGGATCATGAATGCTTGATTTAACTACCCAGCCGGAGATATTCAGCCCTGCACAGGCTTACTGGAACCAGCGTTTTGAATTGCGTGCTTTGAGAGACAGGATACTTAAGCTTTCCGATGCCATAGACTACAAGGGGGACTTAAGTCCGAATCAGTGGGCGCAATTGATGGCTGTTGTGCTTGAGTTCAAGCCTGACATCATTCTCGAACTTGGTCGTCATCACGGCAATTCAACGTGCGCATTCACAGAAGCTGCCAATCATTTAAATAAAGAAGGACCGGCCTGCCGGGTCGTAAGCATATGTCTTTCAGATTATTGGGAAAAGATCACTCAATGGAGAATACTGCGGGAAACAGGCGAGGAATGGTTCAGGCCGCTTACGGTAATAAGAGGAGATATCCTGACTTTTGATTTTGGATCTGTTTTAAAGGGCGCGGAGCGGTGCCTGGTTTTCTGGGATGCGCATGGATATGACGTTGCTGAATGCGTCCTCGGCAGAATTTTGCCGCAGATCGCAGGGACACCCAATATGGTAATCATGCATGATCTGTCTGACGCGCGTTATATTCCGGCTGAAAGCTCTGAATATGGCGATAACGGCATATGGAAGGGAAATGACTGGTCAGGCCCGCGGGTAAGACTTGGGAACATTAATTCCGCAGTGGAGCAGGCAGTCTCAATTGTAGACTTTGTATCAAGAAACAACATTGTATTTGATTCTGCCGACCATGCATTGAATATGGAAATCGGAAAAGACCCGGCAAGGCATAAAGAAATGCTGGATGTGCTCGGAAATGATTTGTTCTCGCTTGGCGCCCATTGGTTCTGGTTTACATTGAACGAGAGAAAAGGGCCTTTGACATTTCCTCATTATCAGGCGGACGTCAGCAGGAATTATTACGAAACGAATATATTCGAACATGTCCGTATACTCGATGTCTCCCTCAGAGACGCGGTCCTGTCGGAACCCCGGCTTTCGCAAATTATACGGAGAGTAAATAATTATCTGAAGATGGGAAAAATAAATCTGGCCCTGAGGATTGCAGAAAAGGAGCTTGGAAATTTCAGGGAATCATCAGAAATATTATCGGGTATCAGGAGATTGGACGGGGATACATTGCCTGACTCAAAAGAGAGGTGCGAAAATGATTAACGGCAGCAGGGACATAAAAATGAGCATCGTGGTTACAGCGCGTAACGACAACCACGGCGGCGGCTTCATCCACAGGATGCAGATATTCGTCAATGGATTGCTGGCCCAATGCGAGAGGCATAAACTCATGGCGGAATTGATTATCGTTGAGTGGAACCCGCCAGTGGAAAAACCCCGGTTGTCTCAAGCGCTGATATGGCCTGATAACAGTGGCTTCTGCACTGTCAGGATCATTGAAGTGCCCCCGGCAATACATAATCAATATAAGTATGCCCATAAGCTGCCGCTGTACCAGATGATCGCCAAGAACGTCGGGATGAGGAGGGCACGAGGCAGGTTTATTCTTGCAACAAATATTGATGTCCTGTTCAGCGATGAGCTTATGCACTTTTTGGCAAAGGCTGAATTGAGGGAAGGCGTCTTATACAGGATTGACAGGACGGATGTGCCGGAAGACGTGCCCTTGCAAGCGACAATCGACGAACAGCTTAATTATTGCCTGGAAAATATAATCAGGATTAATTGCAGGGAAGGCACGCTCCAGAAGTTGACGGGACGATATTATCCAAGCTACGGCCAGATAGACGTTGTGCTGACCAACCTGCATTTTAACGCCTGCGGGGACTTTACACTGATGTCCACTGCGGACTGGCACAGATTAAACGGCTATCCGGAGTTTGACATGTACTCGCCCCATCTGGACTCTCTTATGCTCATCATTTCTTATTACGCGGGGATACGGCAGGAAATACTCAGGGAGCCTATGCGGCTTTATCATTTGGAGCACGGCGGCGCGTGGATAGCTGAAAACGCAAGCAAACTGGAACAGGAAAAAAAGACGGAAAAAATTCCCGTATTAAAGCTTTCGCAGTTTGAGGGATGGACGTCTGATATGAATGCGAAAGGGAAGCCCATTATCTTTAATGACAGCAAATGGGGATTTGCCTTCGAAGACTTAAAGGACACCGTGGTCATTGCTGCAGATTGGGAGACTGCCGAGGAGGCGGGAAATTTAAACATCTTATCACAGGGTGACAGCGACAAAAGGGAAAAAGATAATACAGAGAAGTCCATTTTAATAATCGCTGAAAATATCCCGGAGTTTGATTCCGACCCTCATGACCGGCTGTACCTGATGATAAAGGCTTTGGCTGAAACCCACAAGGTCACCTTTGTCGCAAGGAGGGGGGCTGAAAAGGGGAAATATGTTGAGCATCTGAGGAGGCTGGGCGTAATTGTTTTCTACGACGTGGACGGTTTAATGGAACACGCTTCATCAGGAGTTTCGGTTAATAGTCAATACGCCTCTACAGTGTCTGTTAAGACCCTACTGGACCATCAAGCCTTTAATGTCATTCTGCTTGGATCGACTGAGATTTCATCTTTCTATCTGTCTGTAATCCGGGAATCATCTCCCCGGAGCATTTTAATTATTAACGCTGCCGGGTCAAATCTTACGGGTGGGCATGATCCCGATAAATCGTATTTATATGATGAAGCCGATATGGTTTTTGCTTCCCCGGATTCAGCGGAAGATTTTCAAAAAGAATTCCCTGAACTGAACATAAGGATATTGCCTGAGACAACAAATTTGACCAAGTTTGAAGAAGAGCTTCGCCTGATTATAGATAAACTGCCGCAACCGGCAAACAGGAATGTTGAGAGGTTCAGGCTATTCCCGGACTCACTGCCTGATGCAATGCTTAGTATGAAGAAAACCGAGGTGACGGAGATTTTTATCCTAAACAACAATAGTGATACATCAATGTTGTCACTTGATACGCTGTTGAAATATTCCGACCCTGAATTTTCAAATGTTATTGTCGCCCTGAACAATAAACAATGCGGCGGAGTTGACAGGAAACTTGGGAGAGAAGCGAGGCACTATTTTAAGCATGATAGCGAGTACGAGAGGGACAAATTTATTGCCGGGATTATCGGGAATTGTCAAAGCAAATATATTGCCGTTGTCGAAGACAGGGTGATAGTCACTCCACAATGGGACAGGAGATTGGCGGCACATCTTAATAAATTCCCGGATATAAGTATAATCACTGCGAGACGCTCAGATTTTCTCTACGAATCCATTTATGAGCTTGAGAATGATGCGTTTGAGCTATATGAACAATACGCGGGGAACAACATCCCATCCGGCAAAATAGATGTCCCCTGCTTGATTTTCAGACCTTCCTTATTAAATAAAAATGGCTGTCCAGGTCCGAAGGGCATTTTGAAGAATTTGACGGCAGGTCATAAAACCGCCGTGGCCCTGGATACACTTGCCTTCCATCTGCAGAAAGGGTTGAAGGAGAAGGCCCCCGTGGTTTTTAAAAGGACCCCGGATAAGAAAATTAGCGCAATTGTTACTGCAAGCGACAGCGGTGAAGGACTGCTTGCATGCCTGAATTCCTTATTCATGCAAAAAGATATTGATTATAGCGACGTCGAGATAGTGGTCGTATATACCGGGTCCGACAAAGGGGCAATAGATATATTGAGCGGCTTAAAAGCTCCATGCGATTTTAAATATTTTATACATGAAGGAGGCCATTCATCTGCATTAAATCAAGGTATAAGAGAGGCTTCCGGTGAATACATTCTGCTTGTTTCACACGAAACAGTTGCCCATGAGGACCTGATAAGCGAACATTTAAAGACACATTTGAAATATGCGGGAAAAGATGTTGCAGTGTTGGGAAACATTGTTTCCAACAGTGTGGATGATCCTTCTCCTTTTACAAAATTTATGTCAAAGAACCCCAAACTGCCGTTTGTTTCCCAGCTTGTTTACAATTACGGTGGTATTGGCGATCCGGAAAACGCGGGACTCTTTTATTTGACGAATATCTCAGTAAAGAGGCGGGTATTTCAGAAAGTCGGAATGTTTGATGGGGGGTCGCAGGATGGATGGGAGAGCATAGAATTCGCCTCAAGGTTCGCATTAAACGGACACAGGGTAGTGTATAGCCGGAAACCGGTTGTGTTTTGCAGCGCCCAAATAAATGCTAAGACTTTTATCGACCGTCGGATTTCAGTCGGCAGGCAATACGCAATTATGACATACAGGCACCCGAATATATGGCGCTTGGACACTGCAAAAAAAGAGTGCCTGCGTCATTTCATAGGCAAGGAAAAAATATTTGAACGCGCAGTAGAGGTGACCCGAGCGCTTGAGGATATGCCGGAAGACATTCTCAATAATTACAGATTTGCCGGAATGTCCCTTTTGGATAAGTGCTACTGTATCATCCTGAATTATTATTTTGCCCTCGGCATCAACGATGTGATACGCAGGATTGAGGGGGAAGGCTGGCTGAACAGATATGCAGCAAGAAACAGCATCGACCTTGACGATATAATGAATAAGAACCTGGCATATGAGCTGTTGTTTGAGAGTTATTGGCACAGCGGACGCGGCGACCACGCATTATTTTCAAAATGCATCGAGCAGTCATCAGGTCTTCTGGACGCCCATCCAAGTCCATATTACGCGGTTGGGAATTTCTACTTCAATCAAGATGAGTATGGACTGGCGGAAGCCACATTTGAAAAAGGGATTGAAAAGAGGAAACGTTATGTTGATG includes:
- a CDS encoding class I SAM-dependent methyltransferase encodes the protein MSIIYESVKKFYEEIPFNYEESASEQAETIRRVNQIEAYLPLARRLSENPGAQILEIGCGTGWFSNSAAYWYGVNVLGVDCCLKAVEQARATSEELNVADKVQIICHDLFELPKIVQTEFDVVNSLGVLHHTKDCFEGLKIAASMLKSGGYLNIGLYHRFGRHALLEMFRPIRERLLHADTPSQREEIEREGFELWKNLHNKPFSDVFLKSWYRDQCLHPHETQWTLKDVLEWFGECGIQPINTSLDHFSEDPCWDRLVETEHEQYELGRRRLLFEKKFFPGFFVVGGIKTRDLRSCRHSINRDDTQNKVEPNNKEESDAVSGHHAVFSLFKCSGDKPGNGWLHDFLGVRTRETFFNNMENYDPSSYPDYDEQYFEWTDVLEAACSSSGRFVMIELGAGWGRWLIRAATALRKINHIPSLLIGVEAEPDHYRWMVQHFLDNGIDPDSHQLIEAAVSDRDGNVMFYTGRADEWYGQAIAGKITASSSAKDIRSVSLNTLLAPLDSVDLIDLDVQGEELSVLSAASAELDRKVKKVHIGTHSLQVEKGLRAMFGKMGWISVYDFPCGGTSTTQYGDIIFLDGVQTWINPKLLKHSQLPDTVIKIMGVSFLEETESKPELLRVIPRINKYIGMGKTGFASRIIKAELGCFDKALPILLKLDMK
- a CDS encoding glycosyltransferase — protein: MNTKTGDYYRQERREVEALIPQDTMRVLDVGCGEGNFGKRLLERGVREVVGIEVNPDAGINARKNLSSLISGNIEDMELDFDEGYFDCIVLADILEHLKDPLLTLKKLKKYVSASGVIVASIPNIRYWGIVNMLIEGHWKYGEYGILDKTHLRFFTKKEMEKLFADAGFQVTDINANIDPRYYKLNNTSSGEIAFGKVLLKDLAEDDIKDLFVVQYLIKAMQGRPTTSGNTSQQPDQIDTGKKGLKKIAIVRGANLNKWEMQNYEPLSDRYNLTAYTTIQTCFDTTQIRIPVIKLPFQSQGLLLNMLGLEDQLAGTDLVFSADITYQFSAQAVQAKKLYGCKVVCLEWENIPFNYEEYEAVRNIKETVRKHADHYIAVTERAMEALMIEGIPSEMIDVVPMGIDLKRFRPREEDVLRDRECIGIKKDEIVVLFIGRMVWEKGVYDFVHAAARILRDRSLNRLPVRFLMVGKGSEFYGVQERAAALGISGRFTFIEEYPYHEMHKLHNLADIFVLPSISIRTWQEQFGMVLIESMACGKPVVSTYSGSIPEVVREAGILVQSNDHISLYNAIGKLISDKELRESIGKKALARAETEFDSEKIAEKVREIFEKVLNKQAPEDRIRTIYAEGLQCWKDGNKEDGFQLVCKGFYEDPDNKTVLDSLVRMGTEAGKLNAVENALKEYLNYHPADLDALTVLAEILLRLGSPDQADAELKKVFLFDPGNQKAAALMDKIRA
- a CDS encoding glycosyltransferase family 2 protein, with translation MINGSRDIKMSIVVTARNDNHGGGFIHRMQIFVNGLLAQCERHKLMAELIIVEWNPPVEKPRLSQALIWPDNSGFCTVRIIEVPPAIHNQYKYAHKLPLYQMIAKNVGMRRARGRFILATNIDVLFSDELMHFLAKAELREGVLYRIDRTDVPEDVPLQATIDEQLNYCLENIIRINCREGTLQKLTGRYYPSYGQIDVVLTNLHFNACGDFTLMSTADWHRLNGYPEFDMYSPHLDSLMLIISYYAGIRQEILREPMRLYHLEHGGAWIAENASKLEQEKKTEKIPVLKLSQFEGWTSDMNAKGKPIIFNDSKWGFAFEDLKDTVVIAADWETAEEAGNLNILSQGDSDKREKDNTEKSILIIAENIPEFDSDPHDRLYLMIKALAETHKVTFVARRGAEKGKYVEHLRRLGVIVFYDVDGLMEHASSGVSVNSQYASTVSVKTLLDHQAFNVILLGSTEISSFYLSVIRESSPRSILIINAAGSNLTGGHDPDKSYLYDEADMVFASPDSAEDFQKEFPELNIRILPETTNLTKFEEELRLIIDKLPQPANRNVERFRLFPDSLPDAMLSMKKTEVTEIFILNNNSDTSMLSLDTLLKYSDPEFSNVIVALNNKQCGGVDRKLGREARHYFKHDSEYERDKFIAGIIGNCQSKYIAVVEDRVIVTPQWDRRLAAHLNKFPDISIITARRSDFLYESIYELENDAFELYEQYAGNNIPSGKIDVPCLIFRPSLLNKNGCPGPKGILKNLTAGHKTAVALDTLAFHLQKGLKEKAPVVFKRTPDKKISAIVTASDSGEGLLACLNSLFMQKDIDYSDVEIVVVYTGSDKGAIDILSGLKAPCDFKYFIHEGGHSSALNQGIREASGEYILLVSHETVAHEDLISEHLKTHLKYAGKDVAVLGNIVSNSVDDPSPFTKFMSKNPKLPFVSQLVYNYGGIGDPENAGLFYLTNISVKRRVFQKVGMFDGGSQDGWESIEFASRFALNGHRVVYSRKPVVFCSAQINAKTFIDRRISVGRQYAIMTYRHPNIWRLDTAKKECLRHFIGKEKIFERAVEVTRALEDMPEDILNNYRFAGMSLLDKCYCIILNYYFALGINDVIRRIEGEGWLNRYAARNSIDLDDIMNKNLAYELLFESYWHSGRGDHALFSKCIEQSSGLLDAHPSPYYAVGNFYFNQDEYGLAEATFEKGIEKRKRYVDDYIFPAEDESLYIMWLAMACIPLGKYEKAAQALEQLIAERVTLSAEQEAVLYKCLSLSYKALGENRKELACRQESLRIDEAIKARGEVSNMVHAN
- the fliS gene encoding flagellar export chaperone FliS, encoding MEKTVIEKETEAGISGRIKTISLLYDGALNFLKIAKKKMEQGDSYGAEQYIKKTSAIIRELAGSLNMEGGEIALNLKRLYDFVLNSLLLAEQQKDIVAIEGAERVIMILRDAWKEIDKGNV